In Primulina eburnea isolate SZY01 chromosome 14, ASM2296580v1, whole genome shotgun sequence, the following proteins share a genomic window:
- the LOC140811659 gene encoding tobamovirus multiplication protein 2A-like, which produces MACKGFWECLLKVLNFLLILVGLAMIGYGIYLFVEYKNDGSTGSDSPTSSPSMEFIQLGRPLFLTVSVAGSIFDNLPKAWFIYLFIGIGVILVVVACCGCIGTCTRNVCCLTCYSVLVILLILVELGVAAFMFFDKNWEESIPADRTGNFDMMYQFLQKHWKISRWIALGIVIFEAIIFLLALVVRATNRPSDYDSDDEFVERPRQQIRQQLINKQSGPATGVPAPGALDQRPSRNDAWSTRMREKYGLDTSEFTYNPSESNRNQQDPSQPSEERRRCIIM; this is translated from the exons ATGGCGTGTAAGGGTTTTTGGGAGTGCCTCCTGAAGGTTTTAAACTTCTTGTTAATCCTTGTGGGTCTGGCCATGATCGGCTATGGAATTTACCTCTTTGTGGAGTATAAAAATGATGGTTCCACTGGCAGTGATTCCCCCACTTCATCCCCAAGCATGGAGTTTATACAGCTTGGTCGACCCTTATTTTTGACGGTGTCTGTAGCCGGTAGCATTTTTGATAATCTGCCCAAGGCATG GTTTATATATCTTTTCATTGGCATTGGTGTCATACTTGTTGTTGTGGCTTGCTGTGGATGCATCGGAACGTGTACACGGAATGTGTGCTGCCTTACTTGT TATTCAGTGCTGGTAATCCTTTTGATATTGGTAGAGCTCGGTGTTGCCGCATTTAtgttttttgacaaaaactGGGAAGAG AGTATTCCAGCTGACAGAACTggaaattttgatatgatgtATCAATTTCTGCAAAAGCACTGGAAAATAAGCAGATGGATTGCTCTGGGAATTGTCATATTTGAG gccattatatttttgttggcACTTGTTGTGAGAGCGACAAATAGACCATCAGACTATGATAGTGATGATGAGTTTGTTGAGCGGCCCAGGCAGCAGATCCGGCAACAATTGATAAACAAGCAATCTGGTCCAGCCACAGGAGTCCCTGCTCCTGGTGCTCTTGATCAGCGTCCGAGTAGAAATGATGCTTGGAGTACTCGTATGCgagaaaag TATGGTCTTGACACCTCGGAATTTACATACAACCCATCTGAGTCGAACAGGAACCAGCAAGATCCGTCGCAACCATCAGAGGAAAGGCGTCGTTGCATCATAATGTGA